CCAGACCCTGCCAGCTTGGATGCGCGCTTTTGTGCGTCTTTGCGCGCCTGAGCGACGCGCTTTGCAAACGCCTCTCGTGCGGCGCCGAGTTCGGCAGAGACGTCGCCTGCGCTCAGCTCTCCGGGGCCCTGCTTCGCGATGATCACGAGGTCGATGCCTCGCGGCCACTCGACCTCAGCCGTGCGAAACGCCTGGCGCAGCAGGCGTTTCATGCGATTTCGCGCGACCGCGTTGCCAGTGCGTCGAGACACCGTCAGCCCAAGCCGCGCTGGCGCATCATCTCCTCGCGCATACACGACCAGCACGAAGTGCGAAGTATGCAGTCTTCGCCCGGTTTGCTGACAGCGACGGAACTCTCCTGGGGTGCGGACGCGTCGAAGCGCGGGAAAGCATTGCTGCCCATCCCGCGCTTTCGAGCTCTGGTTCACGACCGGAGCGATTACTTCTTGTAGGCCGACACGGCGAGGCGCCAGCGCCCCTTGCGACGACGGTTCTTCAGGACCTTCTGGCCACCGCTGGTCTCGAGGCGCTTGCGGAAGCCGTGGGTGCGGAGCCGGCTGATGTTGTGCGGCTGGTAAGTGCGCTTCATGGTGTCTCTTGTTCAGGCTGGGCCGCTCGATGGGTGAGCCACTTGATGAGGTGGTCACGGCAAGCGAGCGGGAAAACGGTCAAGTCGCCAGTAGCCGGGGCTATGGCTGATTCGGGGGCGGGGAGTGAGCCACGTTGGACTTACTTCGTCAAGGCTGGCGCGCTGCTCGTCTACGGGAGACAACAAAGGCGCCGTCCTGATGACGAGCGCCTTAGGCCAGCCGACATGGACTCACGCCCTGCCGGGATGGGTTGATCCTCACTTGGAGTGAGGCGGCATCTTGGCTTCTTTGAACACCACGTGCTGGCGAACGACGGGATCGTACTTCTTGATCTCCATCTTGCCCGCCTGCTTCTTCTTGTTCTTGGTGGTGTAATAGATGAAGCCGGTGCCGGCGCTGGAAACTAAGCGGATATTGTCACGCATGGCGCGCGGGCTCTAACACGCACCCCGGGGCCCAGCAAGCCATTCCATTCGCGCCATCCATGATGCGCCTGTTTCTCCCGCGAATTGGTTGGTTTTTGGGGGGGGAGGGCGCAGCGCTCCTGACTTCGGCCGCAGCGCTCCTGACTTCGGCCGCAGCGCTCCTGACTTCGGCCGCGGCGGTCCTGACGTCGGTCAGCGCCTCACAAGCGGGAGCTGAGCGCCGCCTGCAACTCGCGGATGTTGCGGGCATTTTGTCCGAAGTCTCCCTTGCCGACGCGAGACTTGCTGCGGATCCAGACCTTGGTCCAACCGTCATCGGTCTTCGAGACGCGGACCCAGATGTCGTCCTTGAAGCGGAACAACCGCGTGGTGCGTATCGCGTGAAGCTCTCCGTCTGACTGACTCTCGACCTTCCAGTTTGGAAGGGAGCGTACGGCGCCGCCCGCGGCCTCGAGCACCTGCTCTGGTGGATGGTTGAAGCGCTGGGGCTTGATGTCGGGGTACTGAGCGGTCTCCCCGGTCGCGACGTCATTGATGATGGGCCACACACTGAAGGGTGTGAGCCTGCTGGCGCCCTGCGTCAAGACGAACGCTAGCGCTCCGGCGCCGAGCGCGAGGAGCCAGAACTTGATGCGCGTTTCTTTGAGGAAACTCACAGCATGGGCGTCGGACCGTCGGCGCCAGAACGCAAGAGGCGCCGCAGCGCCTTAGGCGCCGCAAATGCGAAGAGGCGCCGTTGTTGCGACGCCTCTTCCTGGGTGTTGCCACCCGTTTGCAGCGGGTGCCGCTATTCGAGGATGCGGAACTCGACGCGCCGGTTCTTCGCGCGTCCTGCCTCGGTGTCGTTGGGCGCCACAGGTTTGTCAGGCCCAAAGCCTTCGGACTCCAGGCGACTCGCCTTGATGCCGTGGGCAATCAAGTAGTCCATGCAGGCCTTGGCGCGTGCCTTACTGAGGCGAGTGTTCAGGTCTCGCGAGCCGCGGCTGTCGGTGTGCCCGTGGACCGCGATGCGCAAGTCGTCACGCGACTTGAGCAGCATCACCACCTCGTCGAGGATTGGGTAGCTGACCTTCTTGATGACGCTCTTGCCCGTCTCGAACTGGATGGGCTGGAGCAGCTGGATCTCGTCAGAACCTTCGACGAACTTCGTGGAGCCGGGGCAGCCGTTCTTTTCGGCTACCTTGTTCTTCAAGCCCGGTTCCGTGGGGCAAGCGTCCTCAGCGTCGGGGATGCCGTCCTTGTCCGGATCCTCCTCGGGGCAGCCGTCGCTGTCCTGTACGCCGTCCTTGTCTTCCGGCTCGTCGGGACACTTGTCGATGTCGTCTAGGATGCCGTCGCCGTCACGATCAGCCGGTGCAGGGCAGCCGTCCGTCGGATTCGGCGGCTTTCCGTCTTCCTTGACCGTCGGGCAGGCGTCGACGTCATCGGGATAGCCATCGCCATCCGTGTCCTTGTCCTGCATGTCGACGTCAGGCGCATCTCGATAGCGGCGCGCGACTTGCCCGGGCGTGGTGTCTTCAATGGTGGTGTAGGTGCCGATCTGCGCGAGCACGCGCACGTCGGGCGAGCCGTAGCCCGCTGCGAGTCGCGTGCCGCCGCCGCCTTTGAAGTACCAGCGCTTCTGGTCGTCGAGAGCCAACCGTAGGAAGCCGAGCCACTCGAAGTCGGTGTTCTGGCCGGCGAACAAGCTGCTGTGATCATCCGGGCCGACGTTGCCGATACCCGTGGTGCCCCAGAGCTCGCCACCGAGCAGGATGGTGCCTTCACGCAGTGGGAGGTAGGCGCCGCCCGCGTAGCGCAGCTCGCTAGCCAAGAAGAGATTGCCGTTCACGCCTCCGATACCGCGTTCCGGGCGGAAATGCGGACCGACGTTGCCCGAGATGTAGAACGGGCCGAAGTCGAACTCGGCGGAGCCGTAGAGGTAGCCGGTGAGCTGGTCATCGCCGGCGAAAGACTCCGCATCGCCAACTGGAATCCACAGCGCAGCGCCGCCGCCGAGGCGCATGAAGCCATCGTCGGTCTCGAATGCGCGTACGCGAGCGTCGAGGCGGATGTCGTGTAGGGCGACGGTGCGTCGCTCCAGGCCGCCGCCAATGCCGTTGACCTGTGGGTCCGCGCCGCCTTCCTGGAACACCGCGACGGGGATCGTGATGTTCACGCCGAGGCGACTCGCCAGCTCAGCGCCCGCCTGGAGGTGAGCAATCAGCTGGTGTCGCATGATGTTCGCCGAGTCCCGTTCGGCCTTGGGGTCATCGGTGACGACCGATGTGCGCAGCGGGTTCAACGTGTAGCCGAGCGCCGCCGCACCATAGATGCGCGTCTTCGGTGACATATAGGGCCGCCAAACCGCGAAGCCGTCGTCGGGCGCACCGCTGATTTGGATGCGATCCAAGTAGAACGTCGTCTGTTGCGCGTGGGCGTGGCCGCTAACGAACAAGAGGGCTAAAGCCGGAAGGACAATTGAGAGCAGGCGCCGGATCTGAATCATTCTGCCTCCGCAAGGTGGGCAACCTTGCATACCGCGAGAGCATCGAGGGCTCGGACATGTACACCCTGCCTAGGCGACGTCACCGCCGCTGAACGTTCTGAACGACGCCCGCGGTGCGGATGCGTCGCACGCGGTTCGCCATCAGGCTGGGCAAAGGGTCTCACGAGATGAGGACACTAGCCGAGCAGCGAGGGGTTGAGAATGCTTTACGCTGCGACGACCTAGTCATCGCCCCACGTTTTGGTCACTAAAACGCGGCGAAAAGCTCGGCGACCCACCAATTGCCCTTCTCGTCTTGCACAATCCCGATGCCAACCTCTTTGAACCCCGGGTGCAGCAGATTGCCGCGATGGCTCGGACTCAGCCAAAGCGTGCGGTGGGCCCGCTCCAGCGTCCGCGCTCGCGCCACGTTTTCTCCTGCGAGCCGCGGGGTGAGCCCCGCCGCCACGATGCGCTGCTTCGGGTTGCCGTCTCCCACGTCGTGGGCCAGCTGGTTCTTGTCGCGCATCGCCTCGGCATGAGCCCGTGCCAGCTTATCGAGCTGCGGGTTGCCTCGGAGCTTCCCCAAGCCTTGACTCGCCCGTGTCGCGTTGAGCCAGGTGAGTAGCTGAGTTTCCGGTGGACCTTCCACTGGGCCTTCGCCGGGGACGGGGCTTGCGTCGGGGGCGCTCGGAGGATCGACGTCTGCGTAGAACTCGACCTCCAACAGTGGTCGGGGACCCGACCCCGTGGTCGCCAACAGCTGGGCGACCCAGCGCCCGGGTTGATCTGCGCTGAAGCTAGCGGTGACACCCGATGACGAGAGCGAAGTGAGTACGTTCTTCGGGCGCCCACCAGGGCCCAACACCACGAGCTGAGCGTCGCTCGCCTGCACCCGCAGGTGGGCCTCGAAGCGGACAAAGGTGCTCGTGCGCTGCCGTAGCGGGATTGCTCGTTGCAGGTCGGCCAATGCATCCACCGCGATCAAGGCCAGCACCTCGTGCTCTCCGTTGCTCACCTTCGAGATGCCACAGCGCACCTGACCTTCCGCGCGGGAACGACTGACCCATGCCTGGATCCTCTTGACCACGTCGTCCTGGTCCAGACTTCCGCCTTCGAGCGTCCAGACTCGTGGCCAGACATAGGGCGATCCTTGGCTACGAAGCGCGAAGACCACCTCAGCCATGTCGGGCTCCGGCGCCCCTCCAAGCTGAAGGTTCGCGACGTGTGTCGCCACCCGATGCAGTGCGGCCTCGCCTTGACCACAGGCCTGGAGGTACGCCTCCGTGGAAGGATCTGGCGCCGGGGCGGCTTCTGGTGGCTTCGCGAACTGCTGCCAACTCAGCGGCTGATCGAAAACTGGTTCCGCGGGGATAGGTTCCAGCGCGGGCTCCTCGGGCGCCTCGATCAGGTTGGGTGGCAACGGCGTTTGCGGCGGGTTGCAGCTCAGGCAGAGCGCGAACATCGCGCTCAGGCCGCCGACGAGCCAGGGTCGCGTGTCAGTCCAGAACGGCATGTTCGACGTAGTCGATCAGCGCTCGATGGTGCTTTGGGGGAGCGACGCGAAGCCACTCCGGGCGGTGCCGCCCGATCACGTCGAACAGCACGAAGTCCGGGAGCCGACCCGAGCTCGCGAGCGACATCCAGGGGTCTCCCATGCCGAGCGGCGCGGCTGGGGGAGGCTCAGGAATTGGCGCCGCCGCGGACGGTGGGCCTGGCGGTCCTCCGGGTGGAGCGGGTAGCGGCGCACCGGGCGGCGCGCTCGGGGGTAAGCCCACGGGAGGACCAGGGGGAGCCGGCGGCTTCGCTCCGGACGCTGCCTTCGCCGGTGGTGGTCCGGATTGTTTCGGGCCAGGCACGCCGGGAGGCGCGTCTTTGGGCGTCGCCACAGCAGCAGTTGACGCGGCTTCGTAGCACATCAACTCCTCCCCCATACTCAGGCGGTATGGGTTGGCGAGGCCAAGCATGCGGCGTCTGAAGTCTGGCTCGTAGCGCAGTGCCGCACGGCAACGAGCATAGGCGCGGGCCGCTGGTGTTGGCGGGGTAGCGATGCGTACGTAGCCGTCGCGGCCCACGTCGATCAGGCTCGGAATCGGTTCGGGGCGCGCTTGGAGGCGAAAGTAGCGCTTCGCGATCGCCCATGCGCGCGGGCTGGTTGGGTAGAGGGCGAGCGCGATTGCGAGCTCGTGTCTTGCCTCCGGAAGTCGTCCTTGCCGCGCGAATACTTCTGCGAGGGTGCGGTGGCCGTCAGGGCTCCGCGGATCGATCTGCAGCGCCCGCTTGGCCGAGGCGATGGTCCCTTCGTCGTTGCCCCGCGCGCGCTGAACCTCAGCGAGTAGCAGCCACAGGGCGGGGACATCGTTCACGTGGGTCAGAACCCCAGAGAGCTTCGCCTCGGCTGCCGCCCAGTCCTTCTTGGCGAGGTCTGCGTTTGCTCGATCGATGTCGGCCTGTGCCGCCGGAGGCGGCGTGGCCCACACCAGCCCGATGTCCGACTCCGAGTTCGACACGGCGCGGACCCAAGGATCCGGTTCCTCCGGTGCTGCGGGGCCATACTGCGCGGTCCAGTTCGCCAAGCTCGCGTCATTTAGATCACTCATGACGTAGAGCAGGGGGGAGCCGGCGATCGTCTGGTCAACTGCTGTCCTGGCCTGGCCAGCGCGGGTTGGATCGAACGGCGGCGCGTTTGCGAACACGAAGCGGTCCAGCGAGGGGTAGACCCGGCGGGCCGGCGAGGAAACGGGGACGGGTGCGGGGGCGTCCAAGAACTCACGCTGCGCCGCGGAGTACTCTGGCAGCCACGAGGGAAGCGCGGCGGCCGCAGGGGCATCCAGCGTGGGGACGCGCGGTTCGGGGCGCGCTCGGTGCGGGTGGCAACCGCACACAGTCACCGCAATCAGGCCAGCAAAAGCAAGGGATCCAGCGCATCTAGCGCGGTGCTGGCGGAGGGCTCGGGGCATCTCAGGTCGGGTGTACCACCCCCCGCCTCAGGGAACCACCGCCGCTGGGCTCGCCAACCATGCCGGCGCCGAATCCCGCGCCTCGAGTCGACCAAACCAGGTTCCCCTGGTAGGTTCAGCGCATCCATGGGCCGGTTCACCACAGCTGCGAAGGTTGGGCTCTTCGCTGCGGTCATGGTGGTCGCGGGCTTCTTGATCTGGCGTTTCGTCAACAAGACCGCGGCCTCCCGCAATGGCTACACCGTTTACGTGCTGCTCGACGACGCGACGGGCATCGCCAAGCACTCCCAGGTCAAGATCGCTGGTATTCCGGTCGGCAATATCGACGACGTTCGCCTTGAAGGGGGCAAAGCACGTGTCGACATCAAGATGCAGCCCGACGTCCCGCTGTTCGAGGACGCCGCGGTCGCCAAGCAGAGCTCTTCCTTGCTTGGAGAGTACTTCCTGGCGATTGCGCCAGGCACCGACGGCAGGGTTCAGCTCGAGGACGGCGACCGCATCAAGAACGTCATCGAGGCGGCGACCACCGATGAGATCCTGAAGGATGTTCGCGACATCGCGAAGAAGGTGAAGCTCGTCGCAGACAGTCTTGCGGACACGGTCGGAAGCGATCAGGGCAAAGACAACATCAAGGAGACGCTGAAGAACCTGGCCGAGGTCACGGATCAACTGAACAAGACGGTCAAAGAGAACCGCACCAGTATTCGCAACATCCTGACGAACGTTGAAGGCATCACCGCCAAAGGGGCGCCAGAAGTAGATGCCATCCTCAAGGATGTCCGGGCGGTGACCACCGAAGTCCGGAGGCTCACCACGACCGAGGGCAAGGACGGCAAGCAAGACCCAGGCGAGATCCGTCAGATCATCAGCAAGCTCAACAAGGCGAGCAGCAGCTTGGAGCGCTCCCTCGACAACATCGATACCGTCAGTGGTCGGCTTGCTCGGGGGGAGGGAACACTTGGGCGGCTCACCAAAGACGAAAAGCTGATCAACGAGATCGAAGGCATCACTGAAGACGTGGGTGACTTCGTCGGTGGGATCAATCGCCTGCAGACCATCGTTGGGCTTCGCACCGACTATCAATTCTTGTCGAGCACCGTGAAGAGCTACGTAGAGCTCCGGTTGCAACCTCGAGAAGACAAGTACTACTCCATCGAGATCGTCAACGATCCGCGCGGCTTGACCCGCTACGAGCAGACTGACGTCGACTCCACGAACCCCAACGACCCGGCGCACTATCGCGAGATCCGTACGGTAACGACGAACGCCTTCCGCTTCTCCTTGCAGTTTGCTCAGCGCTTCGGTCCGCTGACCGGGCGCTTCGGCATCAAGGAGTCGACGGGTGGTGTCGGGCTCGATCTGGCGCTCTTCGACGACCGCTTCGAGCTGCGCCAGGACCTGTTCGGCTTTGGTGAGGTGATTCGGCCGCGCTGGCGTATCGGATTGGGCTACGAGTTCATTACTCGACTTTGGCTAATGGGCGGCGTCGATGACCTCCTGAACCCCGACCGGCGGGACTACTTCGTAGGTTTGAACCTGATGTTCAACGACGAGGACTTGAAGAGCATCCTGCCCTTCGCGCCGTCTCCGTGAACACAGACGGCGCCGAAACGCGTGACCTCAGCGCGCTGGTTGGCAATCGCTGGCGGAGCCTTTGCCGCGCCTGCGGGTGAACCTCACCCCCAAACCCAGAATCAGGAGCGACCACGGGGGATGCTGTCCCGGCTTCCCTGCTTGGCGACAACCACACCCGCTATCATCGCTGGCGCCCGGTTGTTCGCCTGCAGCGCCCCCGGTGCCAAGTTTCCCTGCGGAACCGCCGCCGGTTCCCCCGGGGGAGGAGGTGCTGCCGCCTCCACCGCTTGCAACGCCAGATCCGGCGCTGCCCGCTTCGCCTGAGCTGCCTCCGCTCATTGCTCCGCCGGCGCCACCACTCGCGCCCCCCGCGCTGCCGCCAGCTCCAGCTGCGCCGCCGGCTCCAGCTGCACCGCCGGCTCCAGCTGCGCCGCCGGTTCCACCCGTGCCGCTTCCGCTGCACGTGGCCGGGAAGCCAAGTACCGCTTCGACTGACGAGCTGCTTCCAAACTTCACATATGCCTTCGCGTAGATGACATCAGACTCCGTCAACGCAACCGCCGGGTGGTGGGTGACGTTGACCCATAGTCGATCGAGAGTCGCGTCTGCCGTTCCGTCGCCGTCGAAGTCGAGCGGGTCGCCATTCGTGACGATCTTGGTAGAGCTCTTGAGGTCCGTGGGGTTGCAGCCGAAGTAGAGCGTGCGGTTGATGGGTGTCGGCGGGTGAGACCAGATGTGCGCGACGTGTCCCTGATCGTTGAGAGCGAGCCCTCGCACGTCGGCTTCGTTCAACAGGACGGGCCCGGTTGATAGGGTCTCACCTTCTTGCAGTGCGATCTGACCGTCGTAGACGATGACGTAGTCCCTGAGCGGGACCGCCGTGGTGTCGCCAGCAAACATCCAGTGACCCCCGCTGTTGATCGCCACGGTATCGAAAGTGCGCCAGTTGCCTTCACGGCCGTTGAACTCGTTCTCGGTGGCGACGCGCACGCCATCCACCACGAGCGCACTCACGTTGTTGGCGTCTTTGACGTGGACGATGGTGTGTCCACCTTGGCGAGACACAGCGAAGCGGTCTTGGACTCCGAAGGCGTTGACCACGAAGCCTGTGAGGTTGTCACCGCCCTTGATGAGCGGAACGGTGTTGGCCGCTGTGCGGTCGGAGGAGCGGAAGAGCGCGCTGCCCGAGCTGTCGGTTCCAGATTGGCTGATCAACGAGTAGAAGTAGGCTGCTCCGGCCTCGTCGAGGGTGGTGTTCTCGATGGACCAGAGCTCCACGTTCGCAACGAAACCTGGCGCCGCGTCGCCGACCTCGACGACCTTTCCAATGTCCGAGTACACGGCGGAGTGGCCATTCAGCGTCGCGGGAAACGCCCAGTTGCCAGCGTCGTTTCCGCCATTGAGTAGCGTGCTGCTTCCTGCAGCAGAGACCGGGTCGCTGCCCTGAGCCGTGTAGAAGACGACCTGATTGCCAATCCAAACGTAAGCGTCGTTGGACGTGAGAGAGCCCACGACCACCGGCTTACCCTGTGCCGTGACCGTTGGCGGGCTCAGCGATCGGATCCCCGAACCATCTCCACCGCTCGCAACTTGGTTGCGCTGCAAGATCAGCGTTGCGCGCACGACTTGTTGCGCCTGGGCATGGATCGACGGCAGCGTCGCTCCTACACACGCTGTCAGGCAGAGCAGGTGTTTGCCGCCGCGGAAATGCGATCTCATCGCCCTGCGGTAGCGAATCTCAGCACGGTTGTCGACGACTCCAGCACTCGCAAAACCGTGAGAGGATCACAACCCCTGAAAATTCGCGAGCGTGGGGAAACCGAGTGAAGCTCGAGAAGGCGCTTTAGTCACTCGGCCTGACTCCTCGCTCAACTCCGGCGCTGAGACGCGCGGCGCCGTCGGCGACCTGTCAGCCAAACCCCAAGGCCGAGCACTAGCCACGCGGATGTTCCGTAAGGTGACTTCCCCGCCTGGCGGCAGCCGCAACCCGAGGTATCCCCGGACTCAGATTGCCCTGCGGAACCTCCGCTCGCGCCGGCGCTGCCGCCGGTATCCGTGCCTGCACTGCCGCTCGAGCCGGCATTGCCGCTTGAGCCAGCATTGCCGCTTGAGCCAGCATTGCCGCTGCCAGCATCGCCGCTCGAACCAGCGCTGCCCCCGGACCCAGCCGCGCCTGCATTCCCGCCGCTCCCGTTACCTTCCAGCTTGCATGCCGCCGAGCAGCCGTCCCCATCCGTCGCGTTCGCGTCTTCGCACTCTTCCCCTGCGGCCCGATTCAGTACGC
The sequence above is drawn from the Polyangiaceae bacterium genome and encodes:
- a CDS encoding CAP domain-containing protein — protein: MPFWTDTRPWLVGGLSAMFALCLSCNPPQTPLPPNLIEAPEEPALEPIPAEPVFDQPLSWQQFAKPPEAAPAPDPSTEAYLQACGQGEAALHRVATHVANLQLGGAPEPDMAEVVFALRSQGSPYVWPRVWTLEGGSLDQDDVVKRIQAWVSRSRAEGQVRCGISKVSNGEHEVLALIAVDALADLQRAIPLRQRTSTFVRFEAHLRVQASDAQLVVLGPGGRPKNVLTSLSSSGVTASFSADQPGRWVAQLLATTGSGPRPLLEVEFYADVDPPSAPDASPVPGEGPVEGPPETQLLTWLNATRASQGLGKLRGNPQLDKLARAHAEAMRDKNQLAHDVGDGNPKQRIVAAGLTPRLAGENVARARTLERAHRTLWLSPSHRGNLLHPGFKEVGIGIVQDEKGNWWVAELFAAF
- the rpmH gene encoding 50S ribosomal protein L34 codes for the protein MKRTYQPHNISRLRTHGFRKRLETSGGQKVLKNRRRKGRWRLAVSAYKK
- a CDS encoding OmpA family protein, with the translated sequence MIQIRRLLSIVLPALALLFVSGHAHAQQTTFYLDRIQISGAPDDGFAVWRPYMSPKTRIYGAAALGYTLNPLRTSVVTDDPKAERDSANIMRHQLIAHLQAGAELASRLGVNITIPVAVFQEGGADPQVNGIGGGLERRTVALHDIRLDARVRAFETDDGFMRLGGGAALWIPVGDAESFAGDDQLTGYLYGSAEFDFGPFYISGNVGPHFRPERGIGGVNGNLFLASELRYAGGAYLPLREGTILLGGELWGTTGIGNVGPDDHSSLFAGQNTDFEWLGFLRLALDDQKRWYFKGGGGTRLAAGYGSPDVRVLAQIGTYTTIEDTTPGQVARRYRDAPDVDMQDKDTDGDGYPDDVDACPTVKEDGKPPNPTDGCPAPADRDGDGILDDIDKCPDEPEDKDGVQDSDGCPEEDPDKDGIPDAEDACPTEPGLKNKVAEKNGCPGSTKFVEGSDEIQLLQPIQFETGKSVIKKVSYPILDEVVMLLKSRDDLRIAVHGHTDSRGSRDLNTRLSKARAKACMDYLIAHGIKASRLESEGFGPDKPVAPNDTEAGRAKNRRVEFRILE
- a CDS encoding MCE family protein, yielding MGRFTTAAKVGLFAAVMVVAGFLIWRFVNKTAASRNGYTVYVLLDDATGIAKHSQVKIAGIPVGNIDDVRLEGGKARVDIKMQPDVPLFEDAAVAKQSSSLLGEYFLAIAPGTDGRVQLEDGDRIKNVIEAATTDEILKDVRDIAKKVKLVADSLADTVGSDQGKDNIKETLKNLAEVTDQLNKTVKENRTSIRNILTNVEGITAKGAPEVDAILKDVRAVTTEVRRLTTTEGKDGKQDPGEIRQIISKLNKASSSLERSLDNIDTVSGRLARGEGTLGRLTKDEKLINEIEGITEDVGDFVGGINRLQTIVGLRTDYQFLSSTVKSYVELRLQPREDKYYSIEIVNDPRGLTRYEQTDVDSTNPNDPAHYREIRTVTTNAFRFSLQFAQRFGPLTGRFGIKESTGGVGLDLALFDDRFELRQDLFGFGEVIRPRWRIGLGYEFITRLWLMGGVDDLLNPDRRDYFVGLNLMFNDEDLKSILPFAPSP
- a CDS encoding DUF1499 domain-containing protein, with the translated sequence MSFLKETRIKFWLLALGAGALAFVLTQGASRLTPFSVWPIINDVATGETAQYPDIKPQRFNHPPEQVLEAAGGAVRSLPNWKVESQSDGELHAIRTTRLFRFKDDIWVRVSKTDDGWTKVWIRSKSRVGKGDFGQNARNIRELQAALSSRL
- the rnpA gene encoding ribonuclease P protein component: MNQSSKARDGQQCFPALRRVRTPGEFRRCQQTGRRLHTSHFVLVVYARGDDAPARLGLTVSRRTGNAVARNRMKRLLRQAFRTAEVEWPRGIDLVIIAKQGPGELSAGDVSAELGAAREAFAKRVAQARKDAQKRASKLAGSG
- the rpmG gene encoding 50S ribosomal protein L33, with protein sequence MRDNIRLVSSAGTGFIYYTTKNKKKQAGKMEIKKYDPVVRQHVVFKEAKMPPHSK